In Sphingobium sp. B2D3C, a genomic segment contains:
- the metX gene encoding homoserine O-acetyltransferase MetX: protein MSMESAIASTDQRFGLRRSIRLAGPLRLDSGASLTPVEIAYETYGTLNAQGSNAVLICHALTGDQFVASEHPVTGKPGWWTRAVGPGKPIDPERHFIICANVLGSCLGSSGPASIDPATGAPFAMRFPVITIADMVRAQAMLLDHLGVAQLAAVVGGSMGGMQALAWPTLYPERVRAVLAIATTARHSAQNIAFHEVGRQAIMADPRWRGGDYYASGEPPAAGLAVARMAAHITYLSEAGLTEKFGRKLQAREAKTFGFDADFQVESYLRHQGISFVERFDANSYLYITRATDYFDLAEDHGGSLASAFARTQARFCIISFDTDWLYPTTESRNIVHALHAAGRAATFVELSSPFGHDSFLLDAPEMNRVLDGFLRGGA, encoded by the coding sequence ATGTCCATGGAGAGTGCCATCGCTTCCACAGACCAGCGCTTCGGCCTGCGGCGGTCTATCCGGCTGGCAGGGCCACTCCGGCTCGATAGCGGCGCCAGCCTGACGCCCGTCGAGATCGCTTACGAAACCTATGGCACGCTCAACGCGCAGGGCAGCAATGCCGTGCTGATCTGCCATGCGCTGACCGGCGACCAGTTCGTCGCATCGGAACATCCGGTGACCGGCAAGCCCGGCTGGTGGACGCGCGCCGTGGGACCCGGCAAGCCCATTGACCCCGAGCGGCACTTCATCATCTGCGCCAATGTGTTGGGCAGTTGCCTCGGCTCTTCCGGCCCGGCCAGCATCGATCCTGCCACCGGCGCGCCTTTTGCGATGCGCTTCCCGGTCATCACCATTGCCGACATGGTCCGCGCACAGGCGATGCTGCTCGATCATCTGGGCGTGGCCCAGCTTGCCGCCGTGGTCGGCGGCTCGATGGGCGGGATGCAGGCGCTGGCATGGCCGACCCTCTATCCCGAGCGCGTGCGCGCCGTGCTGGCGATTGCCACCACCGCCCGTCACAGCGCGCAGAACATTGCCTTTCACGAGGTCGGGCGCCAGGCGATCATGGCCGACCCGCGCTGGCGCGGCGGCGACTATTATGCCAGCGGCGAGCCCCCGGCGGCGGGTCTGGCGGTGGCGCGCATGGCCGCGCACATCACCTATCTCTCCGAAGCCGGGCTGACCGAAAAGTTCGGCCGCAAGCTGCAGGCGCGGGAGGCGAAGACCTTCGGCTTCGATGCCGACTTCCAGGTCGAGAGCTATTTGCGCCACCAGGGCATCAGCTTCGTCGAGCGGTTCGACGCCAACAGCTATCTCTATATCACCCGGGCGACGGATTATTTTGATCTGGCGGAGGATCATGGCGGCAGCCTGGCCAGTGCGTTCGCGCGGACGCAGGCGCGCTTCTGCATCATCAGCTTCGATACCGACTGGCTCTACCCGACGACAGAGTCCCGCAACATCGTGCACGCGCTCCATGCCGCCGGTCGGGCCGCGACCTTCGTCGAGCTTTCGAGCCCCTTCGGGCATGACAGCTTCCTGCTGGATGCGCCGGAGATGAATCGCGTGCTCGACGGCTTCCTGAGAGGCGGCGCGTGA